DNA from Cyanobacterium stanieri LEGE 03274:
GGAGATAAACCACGGTTATTAATCCTCAATCGAGAAGATATGATTAGTAACGTGATTAAACAAGAATGGCAAGAATGGTTTAAAAATCAAGGGGAAACTCCTTTTTTCACCAATGCTAAAGATGGAAAAGGGGTAAAAGCCATTAACAAAGCCTCCCAAGGTTGTGGCACGGATGTTAATGCAAGGCGTAAAAGTAGAGGTATGTTGCCCCGCCCCGTGCGCGCAGTGGTGATTGGTTTTCCCAATGTGGGTAAATCTGCCCTTATTAATCGTCTGCTCAATCGTAAAATTGTCGCTAGTGCCAGAAAAGCAGGGGTAACAAGACAGTTACAATGGGTAAGAATTTCTAAGGATATAGAATTACTTGATGCCCCCGGGATTATTCCTCTCAAGTTAGAAAACCAAGAAGATGCTCTAAAGTTGGCTATTTGTGAAGATATTGGGGAAGCGGCTTATAATAATCAGGAAGTTGCCCAACAGTTTGTGGATTTATTGGTAAATCTTGGCACAGAAAATGTGTTAAAAGAGCGTTATGGTTTGGATGCTTTAGATTTGACTGGGGAAGAATTTATTATTAAATTGGCTCAAATGAAGTATCAAAATGATCAAGAAAGGGTAGCCCGTCAGATTTTACAGGATTTTCGCAAGGGCTATCTGGGTAAGGTTTCCCTTGAATATCCCCCCGTAGAATAGTTTTTTTATATTTATCTAAAGTACAGGATTGGAAACCTGCTTTTTCAGCACAGCTTTATATTATCCATTCTCAATTATCAATTATTCATCAATGAGCCATTAATCGGGAGCGTAAGTTATCAAACCCAATACGCTCACTAGCGGAAATAAAAACTGCTTGGGGATATGTTTCTTTGGCTAACTCTAAATGTTCAATATCAGCTTGATCAATTTTATTAAAGGCAATTAATTCTTCTGCAGGGGCCAAGGGCATATCTGCTAAGATATTTTTGACTGATTCGATATGACTTTGCCAAGCAGGATGGGATAAATCCACCACATGGAGAAGGGCATCGGCTTCGGTAACTTCTTCTAGGGTGGCGCGGAAGGAATCTACTAAGGAAGGGGGTAATTCGTGGATAAAACCCACGGTATCAGTGAGAAGGATGGTGCTTGATTTTCCTGTGTGTTGTTCTGTAATGGTTAATCTTCGGGTGGTGGGGTCAAGGGTAGCAAAAAGTTGATCGGCGGTATATACTTGGGCGTTAGTGAGGGCATTTATGAGGGTTGATTTTCCTGCATTGGTATAACCGACGATCGCCACGGTGGGTATTTCTTGATGTTGTCTTTGTTGACGCATACGGGAGCGGTGGCTTTGCAGTTGATTAACTTCTTGTTGCAGACGGGTAATGCGTTTTTGAATAGCACGTCTTTCGGTTTCTAATTTGGTTTCCCCGGGCCCCCTTGTACCGATACCACCGCCCAAACGAGACATCGCCCTTCCCCTACCTTTGAGACGGGGTAACATATACTCTAGTTGGGCAAGTTCTACCTGCAATTTTCCTGCCCGTGACTGCGCCCTTTGAGCAAATATATCTAATATTACCTCGGTGCGATCGACTACTTTTACTCCGAATTGGGTTTCGAGGTTTCGGGCTTGGGAGGGGGATAAATCTCGGTCAAAGGCAACTAAATTCGCTCCCATACTCTGCACTTGTAGGGCAATTTCTTCTACTTTTCCTGCCCCTACCACGGTTTGGGGGTGGGGTTGACTTCTTTTTTGTTCTAGGGTAGCCAACACTTTTCCCCCAGCACTTTCTACGAGTCTTTGCAACTCTTGCAAACTATCATCAAATTTTTGAGGAGTGAGATTATCAGTCATTAAACCCACTAACACTACTCTTTCTTGGGAATCTTCTACTTTTTGGGCGACAAACTCTCGGCTAAATTCCTCCTCCAAACCATCCACGAGGGTTAAAAAGTCTTGCTCGGCGATCGCCTCTATATCTTGAGCAGGAGAAACTTCCCAATAGTTAAGGGTGTCTTGGGCAGGGGTAAGGTGCGCTACATAGGCATCTTTAATAAATCCCGATGCTCCACCCCCTTTCCTTTGTATTCCTTGCCCAGTCAAAGTTAACACTAAAAGAGCGTCTAACCTTTGTCTTGCCATGGCCGTTAAACTCGCCTGACTAGGAGGAATGGGTTTGATGGATGTGCTTAGGCAACGGATGCCCGATAGTCTCTGCGCCCCATAACGAGGTAATTCTAGGGGGGGGATTTGCGTTTGACGGGGGCTACCAACCCCTACCCTGATCACCTGTCCACGGCGATTTAGATAGACACATACAGGCTGTTTGAGGTCACTACTTATGGAGGCTATTCTTTCCGCAAATTCTGGGGTTGTCAGGCGATCGCTCCTGATCCTTTGTTGGTATAATCTTTGTAATTGCTTGAGTTGATTTGGTTTTATTCCCTGTAGATTTCCGTAAATAGGTGCGATCGACATTCAGCAAAGATCATTAAATAGTAATACCTCTCCTATCTTAACCAAAAAACCATCATTAAATAATTGGGGTTTAAATGAAAAAAGGGAGTCGTAGCATGGTACATCAGTACAGGTTGCAGGAGATGGGGAGTATGGGAGATGGGGAGTAAGAGTAAAATAGTTCAATTATTCATTGTCAATTGTCAATTGTCAATTATCAATTATTCACGCCTTTACAAGACTATAAATTTTATCCCGAACTTAGGTTATTTTAGTTCAATTTATTGAACGATAAACTGTTAGCCTTGCAATGAATTACAAGGCGAGGGATGATATATTTTCTGGCATTGCTGATTTTGAGTATCGAACATTATTAAATTACAGTAAATGTATAGTATTAAAACTATACTATTATTACTATTGCCCATTGCCCATTCCCTATTGCCAAACTAAACTAAAAATCATACCTTAATGAACCAACGCCACAATTAAAATTAATCCCCCTAGCCCTTATCCTGCCATCACAAAAACAATTCATTCCCATGGTTTGGAAAATTACTGTATAATTGTAATTTGTGACTAAATATGCTAACTATAAGAATTTCATAAACTATAAAGAGGTTATATGGCAAAAAGATTACAGGTAGTCTTAAACAAAGACGTAACAAAATTAGGCAAAAGAGGAGATGTTGTAGATGTAGCCCCCGGTTATGCCCGTAACTACCTAGTACCTCAGGGCTTCGGAGTATTTGCCACCGCAGGGGTATTACGTCAAGTAGAACAAAGAAGAGCCAAAGAAGCCGAGCGTTTAGCCGCCCTTCTCGAAGATGCAAAATCCCGCAAAACTGCTTTACAAACCATCAATAACTTTGTTATTCGTAAGCAATTAGGGGAAGATCAAGCAATTTTCGGTACTGTTACCACCCAAGATGTAGTAGAAGTAATCAAAGCTAATGCAGGTTTAGATGTAGAACGTCAAGCCATTGAATTACCCGAAATCAAGAGAATTGGTACTTACAAAGCTCAAATCAAATTACACGCTGAAGTAATCGCTGAAGTTTCCATCGAAGTAGCACCCCTTTAAGCTGATAAATATTTCAGTTAATTATGGGATTAGAACAAAAAAGGGCAGAGGATTTTTACCTTGCCCTTATTTTTGTAAGTGGAGTAATAATTGTCAATTGTCCATTGTAATTATTCCCATTCGATAGTCCCGGGCGGTTTAGAAGTAATATCATAAACCACTCGGTTAACCCCTTTCACCTCATTAACAATGCGGTTGGAGATGGTTTCTAGTAAGTCATAGGGAGGTCTTGCCCAGTCGGCTGTCATGCCGTCTTCACTGGTAATCAACCTTAAAACAATAGGATAGGCATAGGTGCGCTTGTCACCCATTACCCCCACACTTTTTACGGGTAAAAGTACGGCAAATGCCTGCCAAAAGTCATGATACATTCCGGCTTTTTTGATTTCATCCCTCACTACAAAATCAGCATCCCGAAGGATATTGAGTTTTTCGGAGCTAACTTCCCCTAAGATACGGATAGCTAAACCTGGGCCGGGAAAAGGATGACGGGAAACGATTTCTTCTGGTAAACCGATCGCCCTTCCCACTTTACGCACCTCATCTTTAAATAGTTTGCGGAGGGGCTCGACTAATTTAAAACGGAGATTTTTGGGTAAACCACCCACATTGTGATGACTCTTAATTTTGACGGCTACCCTTTCCCCAGTTTTGGGATCAACGTTAGTATCAGCAGATTCGATAACATCAGGATAGAGTGTACCTTGGGCAAGATAATCAAAAGGCCCTAAACGGGTGGATTCTTCCTCAAATACCCTAATAAATTCATGACCGATTTTGCGGCGTTTTTCTTCAGGGTCTGTCACTCCTTCGATTTGGGCTAAGAAGCGATCGCGCCCATTCACATATTCCACGTTAATATGAAACTGATTATTAAACAACTCCACCAATCTTTCAGGCTCACCCTTACGCATAAAACCTTGATCAATAAACATACAAGTCAATTGATCACCGATGGCTTCATGGAGTAAAAAAGCAAGGGTAGAAGAATCCACACCCCCCGAAAGAGCCAATAAAACTCTTTTATCTCCAACGGTTTCCCTAATCTCCGCAATGGATTGTTCCAAGAAGGTTTGAGTCGTCCAAGTAGGTTCACAACCGCAGATATGATAGACAAAGTTACGAATGAGAGCCGAACCATATTCAGAATGGATTACTTCAGGATGAAACTGAACCCCAAATAATTTTTTTTGATGCTCAGCGATCGCCGCACAAGGGGTATTATCAGTATGGGCGAGGATGGAAAAACCTTCGGGTAACTCGGTACAAGAATCACCGTGGCTCATCCACATGGTAGAACCATTTTCCACATTAGTTAATAAATCCGTGGGATCATCAATAAACAAAGAAGCCTTACCATATTCGCCTCGTTTTGCCCTTTCAACGCCACCTCCCAACTGTTTCACCATCAGTTGCATACCATAACATACCCCCAAAACAGGAATGCCAAGACTCCATATTTCAGGATCACATTGGGGCGCATATTCATCATATACAGAGTTAGGACCACCCGATAAGATGATACCCTTGGGGTTAAGTTCTCTTAGTTTTTCAGCGCTGGTGCGATAGGAGATTACCTCGGAGTAAACTTCTGTTTCTCGGATGCGACGGGCAATCAATTCAGAATATTGCGAACCGAAATCAATAATCAGAATCATTTGACGTTTGGTTGTATCGTTACTAGAAGAATTATTATTAGTTTGGTCTTGCTTGGAGGGAAGGGGAGTTTCTGTTATAGTCACGTTCTCTTTTTGGTAAAGTTGAGTAATCAAAAAATAAAAAATTCTAGCCTGAACAAAGCTAGATTTTTCCTTAGAGGCGAAGTTACTTTCTACCCTAATTTAAATATTCTTAACATCATATCATTACCGTTGAATAATTTGGGATTGGGTTTGATAAAAATGCCTTTTTGTTTGATTGGGGAATAAGGAGCGACAATGGAAAAGAGTGGAATAAATTTCCAAGTAATACCAAGAATTTGTCTCACTTTATTTCATAAGGGTTTCAGATACGCTGATCAAATCCTGTAATAGTTATATGTTGGGGTAAGGTAACAATCTCTTGTCGTAAGCTACCATGCAACTGATAAGCTAAAATCATCTGATTGGAAATAGCTATGTTACGATTACGGGTGAATATAGGAGATTCTTGAGAAGGGTTTCTGATCTCATCTCCATGGCTTTGATGTAACACTGCCCCCATGGATTTTACCTCATATCCTAAGATATTAGCTCTAATTAATAAGTCTTGATCTTCCCATCCCCATCCCCTCAAGTGTTCGTTATACCCCCCTAAGGATAGTAAGTTATTTTTTGTGGCACAGATTAAACCACACCCTGAACGTTTTGAGGTTGATAATTCTGTAATTATGTCGATCTGAATTTTATCAATGGTTTTGTTAATAACGGGTGTGAGGCGGGGGCGTTTGAGAGCGTTAGTATG
Protein-coding regions in this window:
- the guaA gene encoding glutamine-hydrolyzing GMP synthase — protein: MTITETPLPSKQDQTNNNSSSNDTTKRQMILIIDFGSQYSELIARRIRETEVYSEVISYRTSAEKLRELNPKGIILSGGPNSVYDEYAPQCDPEIWSLGIPVLGVCYGMQLMVKQLGGGVERAKRGEYGKASLFIDDPTDLLTNVENGSTMWMSHGDSCTELPEGFSILAHTDNTPCAAIAEHQKKLFGVQFHPEVIHSEYGSALIRNFVYHICGCEPTWTTQTFLEQSIAEIRETVGDKRVLLALSGGVDSSTLAFLLHEAIGDQLTCMFIDQGFMRKGEPERLVELFNNQFHINVEYVNGRDRFLAQIEGVTDPEEKRRKIGHEFIRVFEEESTRLGPFDYLAQGTLYPDVIESADTNVDPKTGERVAVKIKSHHNVGGLPKNLRFKLVEPLRKLFKDEVRKVGRAIGLPEEIVSRHPFPGPGLAIRILGEVSSEKLNILRDADFVVRDEIKKAGMYHDFWQAFAVLLPVKSVGVMGDKRTYAYPIVLRLITSEDGMTADWARPPYDLLETISNRIVNEVKGVNRVVYDITSKPPGTIEWE
- the rplI gene encoding 50S ribosomal protein L9 produces the protein MAKRLQVVLNKDVTKLGKRGDVVDVAPGYARNYLVPQGFGVFATAGVLRQVEQRRAKEAERLAALLEDAKSRKTALQTINNFVIRKQLGEDQAIFGTVTTQDVVEVIKANAGLDVERQAIELPEIKRIGTYKAQIKLHAEVIAEVSIEVAPL
- the ylqF gene encoding ribosome biogenesis GTPase YlqF; translation: MTLIQWYPGHISKAERQLKEQLKRVDVVLEVRDARIPLASHHPQVKEWIGDKPRLLILNREDMISNVIKQEWQEWFKNQGETPFFTNAKDGKGVKAINKASQGCGTDVNARRKSRGMLPRPVRAVVIGFPNVGKSALINRLLNRKIVASARKAGVTRQLQWVRISKDIELLDAPGIIPLKLENQEDALKLAICEDIGEAAYNNQEVAQQFVDLLVNLGTENVLKERYGLDALDLTGEEFIIKLAQMKYQNDQERVARQILQDFRKGYLGKVSLEYPPVE
- a CDS encoding galactosyltransferase-related protein; amino-acid sequence: MTPSLEILIPLKKRKSINKTILSLLEIKQINLITILSGDKKSIIEPKIAHNSKIRIINLSQYPFCKTFYLNHGIKNSPSDILLISDADIIWNQNTITNIYQTINNNLDSPLIVHIQEVQETNNHTNALKRPRLTPVINKTIDKIQIDIITELSTSKRSGCGLICATKNNLLSLGGYNEHLRGWGWEDQDLLIRANILGYEVKSMGAVLHQSHGDEIRNPSQESPIFTRNRNIAISNQMILAYQLHGSLRQEIVTLPQHITITGFDQRI
- the hflX gene encoding GTPase HflX → MSIAPIYGNLQGIKPNQLKQLQRLYQQRIRSDRLTTPEFAERIASISSDLKQPVCVYLNRRGQVIRVGVGSPRQTQIPPLELPRYGAQRLSGIRCLSTSIKPIPPSQASLTAMARQRLDALLVLTLTGQGIQRKGGGASGFIKDAYVAHLTPAQDTLNYWEVSPAQDIEAIAEQDFLTLVDGLEEEFSREFVAQKVEDSQERVVLVGLMTDNLTPQKFDDSLQELQRLVESAGGKVLATLEQKRSQPHPQTVVGAGKVEEIALQVQSMGANLVAFDRDLSPSQARNLETQFGVKVVDRTEVILDIFAQRAQSRAGKLQVELAQLEYMLPRLKGRGRAMSRLGGGIGTRGPGETKLETERRAIQKRITRLQQEVNQLQSHRSRMRQQRQHQEIPTVAIVGYTNAGKSTLINALTNAQVYTADQLFATLDPTTRRLTITEQHTGKSSTILLTDTVGFIHELPPSLVDSFRATLEEVTEADALLHVVDLSHPAWQSHIESVKNILADMPLAPAEELIAFNKIDQADIEHLELAKETYPQAVFISASERIGFDNLRSRLMAH